In Mercurialis annua linkage group LG6, ddMerAnnu1.2, whole genome shotgun sequence, the following are encoded in one genomic region:
- the LOC126687391 gene encoding ABC transporter B family member 21-like — MANINSNEAVRISLPFHKLFSYRDCMDTVLMIMGTIGAIANGLPMPLMAIVLGDTIDAFGHSQDKDVVDVVSRASLNFVYLGIGAAIASLLQVACWTITGERQAVRIRALYLKTILRQDIAFFDKETNTGEVIGRMSGDTLLIQDAMGEKVGKFIQLVATFVAGFVIAFTKGWLLTLVMLSAFPLLVMAFAVTSIASAKMASRGQNAYAKAANVVEQTIGSIRTVASFTGERQAISNYMKLLDAAYISGVGGGTASGIGLGVVNLVLFCTYSLSVWFGGRMIVEKGYTGGNVLNVIAAVLVGSMSLGQASPSMTAFSAGQAAAHKMFQTIMRQPEIDAYGTTGMVLADIRGDVELKGVIFSYPARLEERIFNGLSLSIPSGITAALVGHSGSGKSTVISLIERFYDPQAGEVLIDGINLKELQLKWIRSKIGLVGQEPVLFTASIRDNIAYGKDGATTEEIRAAAELANAAIFIDRLPHGLDTMVGEHGTQLSGGQKQRIAIARAILKDPRILLLDEATSALDAESERVVQDALDRVMVNRTTVIIAHRLTTVRKANLIAVLHHGVIVEKGSHSELLRDSKGAYSQLIGLQEANTTKEAMEEHQRSGLYSGSESQSSQRNSFGHSSGPSVAENPKPEAERKDIAPKVPYARLAALNKPELPVLIAGSVAACGSGSIYPIYGILISKVLRTFYEPPHQLTTSLNFWALIFVALGFACIVVIPLQYYCFAVAGCKLIKRIRCLCFRKAVGMEIAWFDEPQHTSGAIGARLSADAATMSTLVGNTLSLLIQNLASAVAGVLISFYASWELALIIIALIPILGISSFLQMRFIHGFSADAKMAYQEASQIATDAVGNIRTVASFCAEEKVMQLYGNKCEGPLKAGLRRGIISGTGFGISFFMLFSVYATSFYVGAQLVKHGRASYADVFQVFFALSMAAVGISQSSSLAPDSSKAKSAVGSIFSIIDRNSKIDPSDQSGARIENVRGDIELRHVSFIYPSRPDIPIFRDLSLEIHCGKSVALVGESGSGKSTVIALLQRFYDPDSGHITLDGVEIQNLQLKWLRQQMGLVSQEPVLFNDTIRANIAYGKDGNATEAEIIAASQLANAHEFISSLQQGYDTLVGERGVMLSGGQKQRVAIARAIVKSPKILLLDEATSALDAESEKVVQDALDRVIVSRTTVVVAHRLSTIKNADVIAVVKNGGIVERGKHEALIKISNGFYASLAAPHMSASTS, encoded by the exons ATGGCCAATATCAACAGCAATGAAGCCGTTCGTATCTCATTGCCTTTTCACAAGCTTTTTTCATATAGAGATTGCATGGACACAGTTCTGATGATCATGGGCACAATTGGTGCGATTGCAAATGGGTTGCCTATGCCTCTGATGGCCATTGTCCTCGGTGATACCATCGACGCTTTCGGTCACAGCCAAGATAAAGATGTGGTTGATGTAGTTTCTCGG GCATCTCTAAACTTCGTCTACTTGGGGATAGGCGCGGCAATAGCATCACTTCTcc AGGTGGCTTGCTGGACGATCACCGGAGAGAGACAGGCCGTAAGAATAAGGGCTTTatatttgaaaaccattttacGCCAAGATATTGCTTTCTTTGATAAGGAAACAAACACCGGAGAGGTCATCGGTAGAATGTCCGGGGACACCCTTCTTATACAAGATGCCATGGGAGAGAAG GTGGGGAAATTTATACAACTTGTAGCAACATTCGTTGCAGGATTTGTTATAGCATTTACTAAAGGGTGGTTACTCACCTTGGTCATGCTATCAGCTTTTCCCCTGCTAGTGATGGCTTTCGCTGTGACGTCTATCGCAAGTGCTAAGATGGCCTCCCGGGGTCAAAATGCTTATGCAAAAGCAGCAAATGTGGTTGAGCAGACTATTGGCTCGATCAGAACT GTTGCATCGTTTACTGGAGAGCGACAAGCCATAAGTAATTACATGAAGCTTCTCGACGCTGCATACATTTCAGGTGTCGGTGGAGGCACTGCTTCTGGAATAGGTCTTGGAGTCGTAAATCTGGTCCTGTTCTGTACCTATTCTTTGTCAGTATGGTTCGGTGGGAGGATGATAGTGGAAAAGGGATATACAGGAGGCAACGTGCTCAATGTGATTGCTGCGGTGTTGGTTGGTTCTAT GTCCCTCGGGCAGGCATCTCCAAGTATGACTGCATTTTCTGCTGGACAAGCTGCAGCTCATAAAATGTTTCAGACTATTATGAGACAACCTGAGATAGATGCTTATGGCACAACGGGAATGGTATTGGCTGACATCCGCGGAGATGTTGAGCTAAAGGGAGTAATTTTTAGTTATCCAGCCAGACTAGAAGAACGAATTTTTAACGGACTTTCTCTATCAATACCTAGTGGAATAACTGCAGCATTGGTTGGCCACAGTGGAAGTGGGAAATCAACAGTGATCAGTCTGATAGAGAGGTTTTATGATCCACAGGCTGGTGAAGTACTTATAGATGGAATCAACTTGAAAGAGCTTCAGCTGAAGTGGATCAGGAGCAAAATTGGACTTGTTGGTCAAGAACCTGTGTTGTTCACAGCCAGCATTAGGGATAATATTGCATATGGAAAGGATGGAGCAACAACCGAAGAGATAAGAGCTGCAGCTGAACTTGCCAATGCTGCTATTTTCATCGATAGACTGCCTCAT GGACTAGACACCATGGTTGGTGAGCATGGAACGCAGCTTTCTGGCGGACAGAAGCAGCGAATTGCTATAGCAAGAGCAATCCTAAAAGATCCACGAATCTTACTTTTGGATGAAGCTACAAGTGCCCTTGATGCAGAGTCCGAAAGGGTTGTGCAAGATGCGCTAGACCGAGTAATGGTCAACCGAACTACCGTAATCATCGCTCATCGCTTGACTACAGTAAGAAAAGCGAATTTAATTGCTGTTCTGCATCATGGAGTTATTGTTGAGAAAG GTTCACATTCAGAGCTACTCAGGGATTCTAAAGGAGCATACTCCCAGCTTATTGGCTTACAAGAAGCAAACACTACAAAAGAAGCAATGGAGGAACATCAGAGATCAGGTCTATATTCTGGATCTGAATCTCAATCAAGTCAGAGGAATTCATTCGGCCATTCATCTGGTCCAAGTGTCGCTGAAAACCCGAAGCCAGAAGCCGAACGTAAAGACATAGCTCCAAAGGTCCCCTATGCTCGCCTGGCTGCTCTTAACAAGCCAGAGCTTCCCGTGCTTATTGCGGGTTCGGTTGCAGCATGTGGGAGCGGATCAATATATCCTATCTACGGTATATTGATCTCCAAAGTGCTTCGGACCTTTTATGAACCGCCTCATCAGTTGACGActagtttaaatttttgggcTCTCATTTTCGTCGCACTGGGGTTTGCATGTATAGTTGTAATACCTCTACAGTACTATTGCTTCGCCGTAGCAGGGTGCAAACTTATTAAGAGAATAAGATGCCTTTGTTTCAGAAAGGCGGTGGGCATGGAAATCGCCTGGTTTGACGAGCCCCAGCACACAAGTGGCGCAATCGGTGCAAGGCTTTCAGCAGATGCAGCAACAATGAGTACATTGGTAGGGAACACCCTGTCACTACTAATTCAAAACTTGGCATCCGCGGTAGCAGGAGTGCTAATTTCCTTCTATGCCAGTTGGGAATTGGCATTGATTATTATAGCACTTATTCCGATATTAGGAATTTCAAGTTTTCTACAAATGAGGTTCATCCATGGATTCAGTGCAGATGCAAAG ATGGCGTACCAGGAAGCAAGCCAAATAGCAACTGATGCGGTTGGAAACATAAGAACAGTTGCATCTTTCTGTGCAGAAGAGAAGGTCATGCAACTGTATGGAAACAAGTGTGAAGGCCCTCTTAAGGCAGGACTCAGGCGAGGCATTATAAGTGGAACAGGATTTGGAATATCCTTTTTCATGTTATTTTCGGTATATGCAACCAGTTTCTACGTAGGAGCGCAACTCGTCAAGCATGGGAGAGCATCTTATGCAGATGTTTTTCAA GTATTCTTTGCTTTAAGCATGGCTGCTGTAGGAATTTCACAATCAAGCTCTTTAGCTCCTGATTCCTCCAAGGCCAAGAGTGCGGTGGGCTCCATATTTTCCATTATAGACCGCAATTCAAAGATAGATCCAAGTGATCAGTCGGGAGCGAGAATAGAGAATGTGAGAGGAGATATAGAGCTTCGTCATGTAAGCTTTATTTATCCATCCAGACCGGATATTCCAATTTTTCGAGATCTAAGCTTGGAAATTCATTGTGGAaag AGTGTGGCTCTAGTGGGAGAAAGCGGAAGTGGAAAATCAACAGTCATTGCATTGCTGCAAAGATTTTATGATCCTGATTCAGGACATATAACTCTAGATGGAGTTGAAATTCAAAATCTCCAGTTGAAGTGGTTGAGGCAGCAGATGGGGCTTGTGAGCCAAGAGCCAGTTTTGTTTAATGATACAATCCGAGCCAACATTGCATATGGAAAGGACGGGAATGCAACCGAGGCAGAAATCATAGCTGCATCACAGTTGGCCAATGCGCATGAGTTCATTAGCAGCTTACAGCAG GGATATGACACTCTCGTAGGAGAGCGAGGAGTGATGCTGTCAGGTGGCCAAAAACAAAGGGTTGCCATAGCGCGTGCAATAGTGAAAAGTCCAAAGATATTGCTTTTAGACGAGGCTACCAGCGCCTTGGATGCTGAATCTGAGAAAGTGGTTCAAGACGCACTAGACCGAGTAATTGTGAGTAGAACTACAGTTGTGGTAGCCCACCGATTGTCAACTATTAAAAACGCAGATGTTATCGCAGTCGTTAAGAATGGGGGTATTGTAGAGAGGGGCAAGCATGAAGCTTTAATCAAAATATCTAATGGCTTTTATGCTTCCCTAGCTGCACCTCATATGAGTGCCTCAACTTCATGA